The nucleotide window TTCTCATTCTCTATTTCCTCCATTTTTGTCCTTTGTATTTTGATACGTAAAACCATTTTCGATGTAATCATGCAAATAAGCAATCTCAGCTAATGAAATTTCAATGTTGTAATGCTTCATCAGCTCCTGAAAACAAATTCTAAATAGATGGATGAACTGTACTTGTTCTTTTTGAAATTCATCAAGATCCTCATGTGGAATTTCTGGCTGTTTCGTTACAAGCCGTTCAACCATACTGCTGATATGTAGATAAAGTCCTGCCATCACTTTACTACTAAATTTTTGTTTCAATTCACGCTGAAGCTTTTTTAATGCCTCATCAATGAAATTAATTAGCGTAGTTGGATTCAAAATCGTCAGATTCTGCATAATATTCTCCAAGGAAAAGTTTCTAAGCAAATTGGCATTGAGCTGTTTTATTTCCTCATTACTCAACATATTTTTCATTAACGAATACAATCTTTCCAAATTTTCTACGGAAATAATATCCTCTAAGGCAATATAAGGTGCAATTTCAATTTGTGTTGAATACGTACCCACAATCATAATCACATCATATTTTTCAACTAGCTTTTTCGCTTTTTCCTGATTCATGAGATCAACATAGTCAAAAGTGATAAATTGAATATCGGTTTTTTTCGGCATGCTCGTTTTGAATATCTGCATGACACGTTCAGTTGATTGAAGACCTGAATCGAACGTAAAAACAATCGCTTTCTTTTTTACTTTGCTTCCAAAAACATGAGATGTCAGATGATTTGCCTTCGCAGCTGTATCTAAAATTTCCTGAATAGACTGGTTATGAATAATTCCATATCCCGCAGAAAGTGCTGTCTTTGTCGAAATATTATTAATCATTCCGACGTTCACCGATGCATAATTGGCAACCTCCTGCCCAATTTGTTCTAATGATCCCATATCAACTAACAAAATAATTTCCTTTGAGATAGCCCGCGATAAGATGTAATTTCTAATCTTCATAACAATTTCATTTGTATTCGTTTCTAACGGCATGTCAATCCCTTTAAAAACATAAACACCAAGTAAACGATTAACACTTTCTGCAATTGACGTTGCACTCGAATAGCCATGTGCAACAAGAATTCCAATTTTGTTCAGTTGTTCTAATGCCATTGCAGCGCCATTTAAGTTCATTGCCAAATACAGCTTCGACATAAAATCCATACGCATTTCCAACATACTAAAAATACGGTTATCAATTTCGTTTAGAAGTGTATTTTCCAAAAAGTAATTATTCTGAATAAACACGTCTAATTCATTAATAAAATCAATATTTTGAATTTCCCAATTCCTAATATTGATATCAATGTATGTATTCTCAAAAAGAAATCGGGCAAGCATTTTCATTACACTTGAATCAATTACTGAATTATATTTGCTTTCGATTACTTCGAAAATACTTTTTACGACATTCTCCATTATCTGTATTTTGTTATCATTTTCTTGTTTTTCAAAAACCAAGTAATCACAATATTGATTCAATTTCAAATCAACATATTTTAGAAATTCTTCAGCGGGACTTTGGCATTGACGTTGTCTTTTAAATTCTTCTTTGATTTCTTCTGCTGTCGTAATCAATCTATCATGAAATAATAACGTACTTAATTGTTGCGAACTGTACAATTCCTGCTCAGCATTCCCTTCATATCGAATTTCTTTTACTATTTCAATGGGCAGATGATAGTAAAAAATACATATTTTGTCGGGATGATCCTGTTCTTTATTGGCGTTAACTATTAGAGTTTCTATAGTTTGATTCAAAGTAATCAGATTCTGTGCGTAATCAAAGTGAACAAGTGAATAGTGAGCCAACCTTGAAATATAAATTTGCTTCTTTAAATTGTGTTCACAAAGTTTTATTTTTTTTACAATGAACGCTTCTCTTTCTTTTACCGGTCGCTCAATTAATCGTGGTAGATTAAAACTGAAATCGATCTCATTAAATAAAGAAGTATCAATTAAATTTTCATCACTCACTGTAAAAATTAACCAATTTAGTTTTAGTTCTTTCTGATTCAATAAGTTCTTAATTCTAAAAATAATTTCTTTTTGAATTTCTTTATTTACAACACCAAAATTTTCGAAAAGTAAAAGCCCATTCTTCGTTTTATAAAAAAGTCCAGTTATCGGATTAAAAATCAACTCCTGATAATCATGATTTCCTTCAGTGCAACTGATTTTTATCATCTCTTTCATTTGTGAATCTTTGGAGCATAAAAATTCATAAATGATTTTTGCAAGATACGATTTTCCCGTTCCAGCTTCACCACAGAGTAAAAGAATGTTTGTCTTTTGATTATAGATCATAGATTCAACAGCTGTCATCAGCTTTCTTAGTGATCCGTCTTTACCGATTACCTGCAAAAAAGACTGTTCTTTTTTGCTGATCTGATTCAACTCATTTTTGAATTCAGAGATACTAATATATTCACTGGCAGATATTTTTTTATCTAGTTCATTTTCGATCATTAAACGATCAAAATAAATCACTGGGCGTGTTGATATTTTAATCAGTTTTTCTTCAATAAACAGTGTATTCAAGTATTTTGAAACCACAGATCTTGATAAATGGAATTGATCCGCAATTTCTTTTGTATTTTTACTGATCACACCCGTTTTAAGAAACTGCAGCGTTGCATTTTTTATGAGCTCATGAATCTGTTGTTTGCTCTCCTGCATCTTGCCATCTCCTTTTCATCAAGATTTTAACTTTGATTCCATTTTATATAGAGAGCGTCCGCCCGTCAGGATAGTTGTTAATTTTGCACACTAATTCACTAAATATGCACACTAAAAGAATCGATAAACAAAACAAAACGATTGTTTAGCGTTATTCCTATAGTCTTTATTTAGTGTGCATAAAATAGTCATAAATAAACATTGATTTAATTAATTCGAGAGTTGCAATAGGGTGCTTTTTATCACTTCCATTCGATGTTTAACTTGATTTCAAAAAAAAATCCAGAACTAAACCGTCTGGATGTCTTCGTTTATTTTTATTCATGGAGCTTTTAGAACTACAGATAGATTTCCAAATTCTCGTTTTTTTCCGTTTCCGCCTGGAAAAAGGCTTTTGCTTCCGCATGGATCCAGCCCGCGATCAAACTGGACGGAAACATCTGAAGCTTTTCATTATACCGTGCCACGTTCGCATTGTAAGCGCGGCGGGCGGCCTGCAGATGTTCCTCGACGTCCGCGATCGTTTCCTGAAGCTGCAGAAAATTGGCGGAGGCCTGTAACTGCGGATAGCCTTCCGCTACCATCAATAACTGTTTTTGCACCTGGGTATACTGATCCGCCAGCGCTTCTTTTTCGTTCAGCGTCATTGAAGTGCGCAGCTTCGTCAATTCAGTCAGTACCGCCTGCTCGTGCTTGGTATATCCGCGGACGGCTTCCTGAATGTTCATCAGCGAGTCATAGCGCTTTGCCAGCGCTACATCAATCCCTGACAGCGCTTCCTCACATTTAATCCGGCTGCGGATCAGTTGGTTATAGAGTCCAATTCCCGTACCGATTACAACGATGAGAACACCTAACAAAATAATCATAATTTATTCCCCTTTCTCTGTCTGCCCTCCCTGCGGCGAAATTTCTGTTCCTATTCAGGCCAGCTGAAGCAAGTCGATCAATTCACAGATCAGTCGGGCTTCCTTGCGGATTTCGTTCAGCTGCGGCAAGGTGATCGCCGAAAATACCGGCGGCTCAAAGCTGTTCTGCCGATTGTCCACCGCGACATGGAACTGCCGGTCGAAAAAGCCATAATACATCCGGCCGGCGATTTCCCGTTCCGCCTGTTCCAGCTTTTCCATAAAATGCGGCGTCAACAAATAAAAGGCTTCCTGTTCATCCTCGGCATAGATCTCAAACTTCTCATTGAACGCCTCATTTTCCATTTCAATCCGTTCCGTTTTTAATCCGCTGAACCATCCGCCCGGCTTTCCGTTGGCAAGAAACTCTTTTTCCCGCACCAACAAATAATGGCCAAAATTCTTGGGAAAATCAAATACCATCCACGGACCTTCAAACAACGTTGTCACCGTCGTCGTCTTCCCGGTATGCGTCACCTGCTGAGTTAAAACATCACTGCGGCGAAACGGACAGCCATGATAACTGCCAGAGAGCTGATCATCGCTGAAAAAACGGTTGCCGGTAGGGATAAAATGAGCTTCCTCCACCCACTCCTGGTTAAAGCCGGCATCCGCGTTCAGCTTGACATCATCGAACATTTCCCGCAGAACCGCCAGCACGATTTGATTTTTATACGCTCGGACATATTTCGGCTTCTCCGTGATGTTGATCCACAAGATCAGAACCAACCCCAAGACACCTGTCAATACGCCGAAGGAAAAGCTGGAAAATAACAGGAGTA belongs to Holdemania massiliensis and includes:
- a CDS encoding PRD domain-containing protein is translated as MQESKQQIHELIKNATLQFLKTGVISKNTKEIADQFHLSRSVVSKYLNTLFIEEKLIKISTRPVIYFDRLMIENELDKKISASEYISISEFKNELNQISKKEQSFLQVIGKDGSLRKLMTAVESMIYNQKTNILLLCGEAGTGKSYLAKIIYEFLCSKDSQMKEMIKISCTEGNHDYQELIFNPITGLFYKTKNGLLLFENFGVVNKEIQKEIIFRIKNLLNQKELKLNWLIFTVSDENLIDTSLFNEIDFSFNLPRLIERPVKEREAFIVKKIKLCEHNLKKQIYISRLAHYSLVHFDYAQNLITLNQTIETLIVNANKEQDHPDKICIFYYHLPIEIVKEIRYEGNAEQELYSSQQLSTLLFHDRLITTAEEIKEEFKRQRQCQSPAEEFLKYVDLKLNQYCDYLVFEKQENDNKIQIMENVVKSIFEVIESKYNSVIDSSVMKMLARFLFENTYIDINIRNWEIQNIDFINELDVFIQNNYFLENTLLNEIDNRIFSMLEMRMDFMSKLYLAMNLNGAAMALEQLNKIGILVAHGYSSATSIAESVNRLLGVYVFKGIDMPLETNTNEIVMKIRNYILSRAISKEIILLVDMGSLEQIGQEVANYASVNVGMINNISTKTALSAGYGIIHNQSIQEILDTAAKANHLTSHVFGSKVKKKAIVFTFDSGLQSTERVMQIFKTSMPKKTDIQFITFDYVDLMNQEKAKKLVEKYDVIMIVGTYSTQIEIAPYIALEDIISVENLERLYSLMKNMLSNEEIKQLNANLLRNFSLENIMQNLTILNPTTLINFIDEALKKLQRELKQKFSSKVMAGLYLHISSMVERLVTKQPEIPHEDLDEFQKEQVQFIHLFRICFQELMKHYNIEISLAEIAYLHDYIENGFTYQNTKDKNGGNRE
- a CDS encoding LemA family protein, translated to MIILLGVLIVVIGTGIGLYNQLIRSRIKCEEALSGIDVALAKRYDSLMNIQEAVRGYTKHEQAVLTELTKLRTSMTLNEKEALADQYTQVQKQLLMVAEGYPQLQASANFLQLQETIADVEEHLQAARRAYNANVARYNEKLQMFPSSLIAGWIHAEAKAFFQAETEKNENLEIYL
- a CDS encoding DUF3137 domain-containing protein, with product MDEILVQLNHQRERIMVVTVLGGVLIGVGVLLLFSSFSFGVLTGVLGLVLILWINITEKPKYVRAYKNQIVLAVLREMFDDVKLNADAGFNQEWVEEAHFIPTGNRFFSDDQLSGSYHGCPFRRSDVLTQQVTHTGKTTTVTTLFEGPWMVFDFPKNFGHYLLVREKEFLANGKPGGWFSGLKTERIEMENEAFNEKFEIYAEDEQEAFYLLTPHFMEKLEQAEREIAGRMYYGFFDRQFHVAVDNRQNSFEPPVFSAITLPQLNEIRKEARLICELIDLLQLA